A segment of the Chryseobacterium scophthalmum genome:
CTGGATTCTATCCAAACATTGAGTGAGACCAAAAACAAATTGCTGAAGGAGCAAAAAGACGCGGAAATCAGAGAACAGTTTATTGCAATGTTGGGTCACGATTTGCGTAATCCTGTCAATGCGATTTCTATTTCTGCTCAGGTTTTGTTGAGAAGTTCTATGGATGAGCGAAATATGAAGCTCGTAAAGATTATTCAGGATTCTACAATCCGTACAAAAGGTCTTATTGACAATATGCTTGATTTTGCAAGCGGACGTCTTGGAGGAGGAATTAAACTTAATTATGAAAATAATGACAGTTTGGAAGATGTTCTTAATCAGGTGATCAATGAACTGAGAGTCGTTTATCCGGATAGATTGATTCTTACGGATCTCGATTTAAATAAAGAAATTAAAGGAGATCATAAACGTATCGCTCAGCTTTTTTCAAATCTATTAGGCAACGCAATCACTCACGGAGAACAAGGAACTCCTATCATTGTAAAAGCAAAAACGGAATCTGATCATTTCGAATTGTGCGTAACCAATAAAGGAAATAAAATATCCAGCGAAGCAAAAAGACATCTCTTTATGCCATTCTCCCGTGGAAAAGTGCATCAAGGACAGGAAGGATTAGGTTTGGGATTGTATATCGCAAGTGAAATTGCTAAGGCACACAACGGAAAACTGTCTGTAGATTCTACGGATGAACAGACTTGTTTCACCTTTCATATTCCAAATTAAACAGCTTGATTTTTTTTCTCTCTAAAATTAACGCAGATCATAAATAATATGATGTGCAGAATTTAAATTAAGGATTCTTTGGTTTTTTTGGAGCGGAAAGATAGTAATGCCAAAGCATCATTGAAGCTACCGACCGGAAAGGTTTCCATCTTTCACTGATTTCAAGAATTTCTTCTTTGGTAGATTTTGGAGGAAGTTGTTTCAGGCGTTTTAAAGCATTTACTGCAGCAAGATCACCGATCGGGAAAATATCTGTTCTTTGAAGAGTAAACATTAAATAGACATCAACAGTCCAGTTTCCGATTCCTTTTAAGCTGACTAATTCTTTTCGTACCTCATCATTCGACATTTTCGAAAGTTTTTCAAGGTCAATTTCACCATTTATAATTGCATTTGCCAAGCTTTTGATATAAATGTTTTTCTGACGACTGACATAGCATTCCCTCATTTCCTCATCGCTTAACTGAAGAATTTTTTCAGGAGTGATTTCTGTCAATTTTTCTTTTAATTTATTTAAAGCTGCCAAAGCCGAAGCCAAAGAAACCTGCTGTTCCAAAATGATATGAATGAGGGTTTCAAAAGTATTTTCACGTGTCCACATTGGAGGATAGCCATGATTTTCCAGAATTAATTTTAAATCCTGATCCTGACTTGCTAAATGATTACACAACTCCTGAAAATTTTCCGGATGGAAGGTTTCTATTTCTTTTAAAACGACACAATGTGTGGTTTTCTTCATAGCTTAATGTTGTTTTAAAAAAAACTTGGAATTGTAAAACCACACTCCAAATCGAGAAGAATAGATTTGTTTTCCAGACCACCTGCAAAACCGACCAATTTTCCTGACGCTCCCACAACTCTGTGACACGGAACAATAATCGATATCGGATTTTTATTTAAAGCACCTCCAACAGCGCGAACTGCTTTTATATCGCCAAGAATTTTCGCCAAGGCACCATAAGTTTTGGTAGCTCCGTATGGAATTTTCAATAAAGCTTCCCAAACTTTTACCTGAAATTCAGTTCCTTTAAAATCAAGAGGAATTTCAAAAGTTGTTCTTTTATTCTCGAAGTATTCGTTTAATTGCTTTTCAGTCTGTAAAAGTATCGGATGATTATTTTCTTGCACAGGTACAGAAAGCTTGGTTCTTTTATAATCTTCACCTTCCCAGGTAATTGCCACAAGACCTTTGTCAGAAGCAATTGCCCTGATTAATCCGACTGGAGACGAGATATCTTTATAGTTCAACTGTTCCTGATTTTCCATCTTGTTGTGATAATTTTTTGATGTTTAGCTTAATGCTTGTAATATTTCAAATGAGTTTTTCAATGATTCTTTTTGCAGATTGTATTTCGTCGGCTCTTTTGAAAACAGAAGCGGTAACAATAGAGCCTTCCAGTATTGTATAAATTGTTTCTGTTAATTCTTCATCTGACAATTTTTTTTTGACCTGAATTTTCTACCAATATTTTTATAAATTTTTTACAGTATTTATGATGACAACTTCACCGAATTTTTAAAATCTAATCATTTAAAGGAAAAGAAATTTGGACATCAATACAAATAAAATTTTTGTATCATCTAATTGTTGCGTAATCATATTCATATCAAAATTATCCCTATAGATACTATAAATTTATTAAATTGCATTCAATTAATAACTAATATTTTTGAAAATTACATGAGTGTCACATTTCCTTTTGAATTTACAATTGGTAATACAATTGAATTTAAAAACAACACAGGTCCTAATCCGTTGATGCCATTAGTACAGGCAAGTTATACTGATCAAAAAAAAAACAGTATCAGCGTTAGTGTTAACATATTTATTAATACCGAAGTGAAAATTGCTCATAAGGATATTAATATTATACAAGACGAACTAAATCAATACCTTTTTTTTGTAGAATATACTAATGACACAATAACTAACGCAGCAAAAACCTTTAGAAACTACAGACTAGATTTTGAAATAAACCAAATTAATGCAGATGATAATCATGGAGAAATCGTTGTTTATATGAAGGACGAAGATCCCACTTTATCACGTGGTACAGTAACCACAGTGCAGCATAATAATTAATGGAAAATCAAAATGTTTATCACAGAATATAATACTGGAAACTTAACACCTAAGTTATCAATATGTCTGTTATTTACATTTTGTTTGATGAAGTCTCAAAGTATTGTAAATGAGAATATAAAGAATAAATCTATTCAATTTTCATCACACCATAATTTTTATAAAGCTTCCACATTTTTTCTTAATAAGAATGAAGATTCTACTTTAATTTACACCGGGAGGCAATTGGATGCATTGAACAATCCACAAGAGATCAATCATTATTGTTACTATTTCCGGGGCATTGCTTTTAAAAAGAAAAGAATGTTTGAAGAAGCAAAAAATGAGTTTGGAAAAATCCCAGACGATTTTATTTTTAAACAAAAAATACAGGTGTATTTAGGTGATATTGCAGTAGAAAAACAGAATTATAAACAAGCCCTAAATTTTTACGAACAGGTAAGAAAAAATAAGGAATTTGAAAAATTTGATATTGATGAAGCAAAAGTCATTCACAACGTAGGATTGTGTCACCTTCATTTGAAAGATTATAAAAATGCAGAAATATATTTAATTAAAAGCCTAAAACTGCATGAAAATAAGAAAGATACAGTAACAATAATAAGTTCCTATATGGATATTGCGGGGATGTATTATGAGCAGTATCTGGATAATTTGGCCATTCCATTTTATAAAAAAGCTTATATATTATCAAAAAAAATAAAGGGCAATTATCTTCTCAAAAAAAATGCAGCACTGAATATGGCTGTTGTAGAAGAAAACAAAAAGAAATATTCGCAATCGTTAAAATACAGGAAAGAGTCTGAGATATGGAATGATTCTCTCAATAATCAAAGTCGAGTATGGTCTACTGTTCAGCTTGAAAAAAAATTGGCTATAAAAAGTAAACAAGTGGAAGTAAATGTACTAAAAGCTCAAAATAGATTGGAAGCTCTTGAAAAAAACAGGATTCTTTATATAACAATCTTACTTTTGATAATGTTTTTGGGAGGTATTTATTTTTATCTTCAAAAGCTTAAAACCAATAAAGTTATACTCGATCAAAAAACAAAACTAGACGAATCTAATACAGCTAAAGACATCTTGTTTTCTATCGTGAGCCATGACCTGCGATCTTATATTAATTCATTAAAGAACAGCTATTTTAAAATGCAGGCCAATATAGAAGATTCGGATCTTGTTAAATTGAAAGAGGAGATAAGGACAGGTTCTACTATTGCCGAATCTACAAATCATCTTCTGAATAACCTTTTGCATTGGGCATTGATGCAGACCAATCAGCTTTATTTTAATCAGGAAAACATCAATATCTACATGATAACCGAACAGGTCGTTTACAACTACAGATCTTTGATGATTGAAAAAAATATTTTATTTGAAAATAACTTAACAAATAATTTAAAAGTTAAGGCAGATCAGGAATCTCTGAAGATTATATTGAGAAATATTTTGGATAATGCCATAAAATATACAGATAAAGGAGGTAAAATTTTGATTTATACGAACGCAATTTACGACCAATATCATTCTATAACAGTTGAGGATAGCGGAAAAGGTATGAGTGAGGAATTACAGAATGAGATATTACATGATTCTAAAATAATTTCAGATAAAAAAAAGTCTTCAAGAGGTTTAGGATTACATCTTTGTCAGTCGTTAATTAAAAAAAACCTGGGTCTTTTTAAACTGGAATCAAGTACAAATATTGGGACCAAAATAACCATTTCATTATTAAGTGCATAATCATGAGCAAAGTCAATATTCTTATTTTTGAAGATTTTCGGGAAGATGCCCTACAGCTTTCGCAAGTATTGTTGACTAATCATTATAATGTCATCGGTATCGCTGCAACATTCGAACAGGCACTGAATTACATACATAATGAATCTGTAGATATATTGATTATCGACATTTTTATCGGCAGTCATCCTGAAGGTATTAATCTTGCACAAATGATCAATGCCAATCCAAAAACTGCCAAACCATTTGTTTTTCTTACTAATTCTTCCGATAGGCGGGTATTTGAAAAAGCAAAACTTACCAAACCATTTAGCTACCTTTTAAAACCTTTTAATGAACTGGAAATATTATATGCGATAGAAGTTGCTATAGAAAAATTTTATGAACAGACGGATACTATTACCATCAGTTCTAATCCGGTTGTTGCTAATGATTATATATTTATCAAAAAGGGTAAGAGCCTAAAGAAAGTATCTATAAAAGACATCATATATATTGAAGTAGAGGAACGTTATTGCAATGTGATTACGGAGTCTGAAAAATATTTGATACAGATATCATTGGCTAAATTTTTGCCATTTTTAGAATCTAATCAATTCATCCGAACTCACAGAAATTATATGGTTAACCCCACCAAAATCATTGAAGTTACATTGTCAGAAAATACCATTTTGCTTCAAGGAAATCATATAATCACGCTTAGTAACAAATACAAAGATTTCTTATCCAATTACAAGATATTCTAAAAAAATAGCTGTTTAATATCTTTTTTAAAAGATTAGCTTTCATAATCTTATACCCGATTTTCTCAATCTTATGTCACTGGTTTTTCATCTGGTGACATCATTTTTTATTCACTTTACCCAACGCCGTAGTTTTACATCAGAATAACAAAAGAAGCTAGCACTTTAGTTACTTGAATTTTTCTTAAAAGGCTTATAGACAGGAATAAACCCACATGTGTTTTACATGAATAATAAATATGATTCCCATCAAATCCCTTAGAGAAAAATCAAAAACAGGGAAGCCGAAAACTGGTTAGAGTAGGTATGAATTATAAAATTAAAACTATGGCATCAAAAATTATTTCAAAGTCAGGAAGGGATCAACCTATTTATGGTTTTGATGACGAAACTGATCTTTATGAAGTTGCTGATCTTGTGAAAAAAATTCGAAAAGATCTTGGAACTGAGATGAATAAAGTAATGATCTATGTACTTTCTGGTACACATGGTGATAAAAGTGGGAATCTAGACGCAGAAGGAGAATTTTATGATGAGGATAAATTGGGAGAATTACAAACTGTTAAAGCTGTAAGAGTAGATCAAAAAACACCAGCAAACACCTGGACAAATTATTTTGGCAAAACAAAAAGCATTCTAATCTTAGCTTGGTGTTACAGCGACAGGTGGAAAGGGCTCGCTACATATAACAAATAATTAGTAGACAACCCATTCATACTCAGGGAAGCCGAAAACTGAATAAGAGTAGGCAAAAAAAATAAAATTAAATAAAATGAACGATCAATTATTATCTGTGGCTCAACAGTTTTCTGGGCTACCAATCGACTCTCTAATTGGAGGACCATTATTGGCAGCAGCCAAAGCTAACGCAAATATGGCATATACGCAGACACAGTTTCTTTTGGATACATGCTTTAATCAGGATGCAACCTCCAAGAATTATACACCGATTATCATCAATATGGAATTACAGAATAATGTAATTACACCAGGTGATCCAACGGCTACTCCTCCTACAGAAACTACGGTTACACCATTTACAACAATCTTTAATCTACCTATTTTAACCATAATTCCTTTAAATTCTCTTGCAGTAGATAATGTAGATATTGATTTTGAAATGGAAGTAAAATCAAGCTTCTCTCAAGATACGCAACAAGACACAAGTAAAGAAACAAAAGGAGAGGGCGGTTTTGAAGCAAAAGCAGGATGGGGACCATTCTCAGTCACCATTCATGGAAGTGTAAGCTACGATTCTAAAGAATCTTCTTCTGATAGTACTCATTACGAGAAAAGTAATAGTGCAAAATACAGCGTGAAGGTTCATGCAGGTCAGTTACCTCTGCCAAAAGGAGTGTTAACAATTATTGATGCGTACAGCAAAAATATTACACCAATTCAGGTTCCTGCCAAAGATAAGTAAGCCATAAACTTAACATTATGCATGTTTGGAGATTTTATCTCCAGACATGTTTTTAAAGAAATCAATAAATATCAAAATAATGAGTGATCAGGAACAATACAATCATAAAGCAGCTTTAATAGAAGATCTCTTGGCAGCACCTTTCATTGCAGCTGCAAATGCTAATTCTAAAATGGCACAGGAACAGGTTAAATTTTTAATGGAAACGTGTTTTGACGCAAAAGAGGATTCATTTTCTCCAAAAATGGTCAGCCTGACTATCAGGAAAAATAATCAGTCTGAGACTGAACCCGACGAACTGCTGACTTTTGAGTTACCATTGATAACGATTATACCTTTTAACTCACTCTGTGTAAAAGATATTAATGTAAAGTTTGATATGGAGATCGTATCTCTAGCCCCAAAACATGTGGCAGACAATGATGAAACCGGCAAAAAAAATATGGAGATGAGGGGAAGTGTGGTGGCTTCGAAAAGCGATGACAGCCCTACCCAGAAAAGACATCAGTCTAAAATGCATGTAGAAATAACAGGCGGAACTATACCGCTTCCTGTAGGATTAACAACAATACTGAAATTTTATTCTAATAACATTCAATTAAAATCTTAATATCATGAACCAAACATTACAATGTCCACAATGTAAATCAGAAATAACTTTTAATGCACAGGCATTAATTGCGGGTGCTACTTTCACATGCACAACTTGTGAGTGCCAAATAAGGATGTCGCCATCAAGCATGAATCAGGCAAAAAAAGTGTACGATAAGTTTACCGAACTGAAGAAGAAAATCGCTCAAAAATAACTGATATGGTAAATTTTAAAAATTTAATAGAAGCGCTGAACGATTCCATCACCATAGCTAATGAATCTTTATTGAGTAACCATAATGAGTTTATTGACACTTATTTTGAAAAAGCTGAAAATGGCGGTCTGATTGCAAAAACTGTAACACTTAATTTCCCTGTTAAAATGGGAGATAATACAATAAAAGATGTTCCTGTAAATGCTCCGGTCATAACACTTATACCCGTTTATTCTCCAAAAGTGGAGGAGGTTAAATTGACGGCAAGCCTTGAAATAGCTTTAGATAATGATGAGTTAATGGTAAGCTTTTCAAATGATGAAAAATCAAGCAGCCTCTTTGGTAATAAAAGCAAAACCTCAACTGCTAAACTAGAAATTGTTCTTAAACCTGGTGAAACTACAGAAGGAATGAAAGATATTATTGAAGGTTACGAGAAAGTACTGAGAGCACAAATCCCAGGTTAATAAAACAGTAATTAATATTTAAACAAAAAAACAAGATCATGAATTTAATATCAAAAATAGTTATTGGCGCAGTAACAATTAACGCACTAGGATTAGCTGTAATATCCTATAAAATAACAGACAAAGACTTAAAATACAAAGTCAGACAAATGATACCGGAGTCTTCAAAAAGCACTTTGACAACAGACAAAAATGTTTCTTCGAAAACAATAAATGATAACCCAATAGAAAATAATAATAATCTTAAAACCTCTTTACAAGGAATTGACGTTTCACATTGGAATGGCAATATTGTGGAAGATTTGCCCAAAAAAGACAATCTGAAATTTGTAATCTGCAAATCTACACAAGGAGAAAAGGATGTAGATCCCGAGTTTGAAAAAAATTGGAAATACTTAGATGAAAACAATATCATGAAAGGGACTTACCATTTTTATGTATATTCTCAAGACCCTATAAAACAGGCTGAACATTTCTGTAAAACTGTAGATAAAGTAGCTAAGATTAAAGATACTGATTTCCCCTTAATTATTGATGTTGAAGAAATGAGCCTTCCAAGAAAATCAATTGATCTCCATAGGTTAAAAAATGATTTGATGGCATTTTTAAACTTTGTTGAAAACAAAACAAACCGAACGCCAATTATCTATTCCGATTTTTCTTTTCTGAATAAATATTTAAACCATTCCGATTTTTCAAAATATCCTTTGTGGCTAGCTGAATATTCTCATTCTTTACAACCTAAAATACCTTCAATCTGGAGAAAAAAAGGCTGCCTGATTTGGCAAAAAACAGACAGTTATCATGTAAATTCAACGGATACCGATTTTGATATTTACTACAAGGAATAAACCTCAAGTAATCAATTTTGACTCAATATAAAGATGAAAATCTTACAAAAGCATTGTAAATATCAATTTTACAGCGCTTTTTGTTTAATAATGGACAATCTAAAAATTGTATATTTCAGAGAAAATAGTAACAAAAAGGTACCAGCGATTAATACAGCAAAACTTATGAAATATAATCCTTCAGGATTATAGAACCTATAATTGCGACTCATCAATTATGTTTTTGATAAAGATAAAAACTTTTTAAGAAATTGTTGAATAATAAAACTGCCACACGAAAGGATTCGTGCGGCAGCGGAGTGGAGAAATAAAAAAAGCTGAGTTTCTAAAATAGAAACTCAGCTTTAAGCTAGAAATAGACTTTTTATATTTTATCTTTATAATGATAATAGAACTCCATTTGCTCAGATAGAACATTATGAATCTCAGTCCAGCCATGTGTTCTGGAAAGATCAATTGCTAACCCCCAACACATTTCTACCAAATCCAGATCACCTTGTCTTCCTGCCCAGTAACTTGCACTGATTAAAGCATTCCAGCATCCTATCGGATCATTATACTCTTTTTCTAATATTACCGCAGCTTTAATATGAAGATTTCCTGCATAACCTCCAACTTTTCTTATAGCTTCAGTAGCTTCAAAAAGAGGATGTTTTTGTACTTCTTCCGGAAACATTGCATACTTACTTTCCCACTCTGAATCAAATGAATCTGCTATAGAATCCAATATAGAGTTTGACCAACCAAGATGAATGGTATATTCTTCAAAACGATTACCGTCAGCATCAAAACCATGAGGCAATTGTGCACAGCGCCAATAATGTTTCCATTTGTCTTTATCTTCTATTTTAATTTTCGAATAGGCTCTTTTGGCAAGTACATTACCTATATAATTATTCCAAAGACCATAGTCATGATCAACATCTTCATATTCCGGCAAATAAGTTAATCTCTGAATAAGTTTATCGAATAGTTCAAAAGCTTTTGTGTTTTCTGGAGTATTGTAATAATGACTCCAGAATTCTTTATAAAAATTTTCTTTGTGCTCTTCGGCATTTTCAAAACGTTGCTGATTGGATTCTGACAGTAAAAATTCTTTAAAAAATTCCAGATCTCCACCTCCGAAATAATCAAAAAATGGTTTAGATGACAATATGACTTCATCTATAGTATCTTGGAGTCGCTTTCTAAAATATTCTTTATGCATAAAAATCAGATTTGTAAGAGGAATTATTCCTTTTACATTTGGAGAAATCATAAAACATTCCTGATATGTATTATTAAATGATACAATAGAAGTATCCTGAAATCTTTCTTTATTTGGATTTAATTGAAAAGCCAGAATATTATCTGCGCTAAATGCAAATGGCATTACCGACCAATATCCCTTTTTTAGAAGTTTCATCAATAAAAATTTCTCATCTCCATCTTCATATTCAAAGGTGAAATTAAATTTTTTATCTACATTTTTATCTTTGTAGATTTCTTTTAAATCAGAATGTACTTTGTTTATTTCCATAATTATTTTATTTCTGTAATGACATGATTTTCCCAGATATCTTTTGATAATATTTTTACTTTTTGAAGAGCATCTTGTCTTGTTTTTTGTCTCCCTCTAATTTTTTGTTTTTTAGAATATTTTAAAAAAAAATTACAGACTAACAAAAGTAATTATTTCAATTTTTGATTTCATCAAGTATACAAAACTTTAAAAATTTTGTCATAAAAAAAGCGAAGCTTCTAAAAAATAGAAACTTCGCCTTTTATACTAATTATAGAATTAAATATCTTTTAAATAGTGCTCCATACCATCCTCATCATCTACTGGTTCAAGATAACGCTCTATATTTATTGGCTTTTTTAAAGTGTTAAAAGAAATATCTTCTAAACCTTGCCCCCCTTCAAATTTATCTTTCACTAACATTTCATCCCCAAAAATATATTTTCTAATAAACTTTAATCGATTGTCTACTTTAGCTAAAAATAAACATGCTCCATAAGTAAAAATTCCATCCCTTGGATTTCCTGTGGAAAGATAAACTAAATAGACATCACCATATTTATCGTCTTTATAATGACTTATCTTATAAATATGTCTTGTATTGGGATACTTTTTCCCCCCCCCATTTCTCGTAATATTCTTGATCATAAAGTTGAATCAACTTAATCATCCCAAAAGTATCATGTAAAGACTCATCAGAATAGTCATCCATAACTTGAAGAGCCTTATTATAATTTTCAAGATCAGGCTGCCTTCTTAAATAAATTGTTTCTGCTTCTTGTTTTGTAAAATTAATAACAAATTCTTTTATTTCCTCCATTTTCTATAATATTATTTTAAAACTTTTTGTAATGTTTTATCTGCACCAATCGGAATGATATCAATATCATGTTCTATCTCTTCAGTACCATTAAGTTTGGCTCTTATCACTTCATATAATACTCCTTGCACAAGTTTAGGGTCAACATTTCTAGCCAAAATCTTATGCATACTCTTTAATAATTCTTGATCTGTATCCGGATTTAGCTTCGCTAGTTCAGAAGTTATTACATTATCTACCAATTCTTTCAAAAGATACTGCAGTTACTTTAAAGTTTTTCACTTAAAAATAAAAAAAGCGTAGTTTCTAAAAATAGAAACTACGCTTTTTATAGTAATTATAGAATTAAATATCTTTTAAATAATGCTCCATACCATCTTCATCATCTACCGGTTCAAGATAGCTTTCTATGCTTACCGCCTTTTTAAGGTTTTAAAAGAAATGTCTCTTAAACCTTGATTAGCTTCAAATTTGTCTTTTATTGCTCTGTCATCTCCAAAATTATAATCTTTAATTCATTATATATATTTGCCACAAATAAAGCCCCTCCATAAAGAAAGATTTCATCATCTGGATTTCTCTCTGAAATATAAACCACATAGATATTTCCATATTTAGAATCTTTATAATAACTTATTTTATAAATATGTCTCACCCGAGCGGGACTTTTATCTTTCCATCTTTCATAAAACTCATCATTCTTTAACTTATTTTGTGGCACCAACCCAAACTTATTGTATAATTCCTCAACAAAAAAACTGTTCATAAAATTCAGCTTTTCGTTATATTCTACTAAATTTGGTTTAATAGAAGCAACAGATGCTTCTGTTTCTGTTTTTAAAATGCACTAAGAAAATTTTTTACTTCTTCCATATTTATTATTTAAGTATTTTTTGCAACCTCTCGTCTGCACCAATTTCTATTGTTACATTTAAACTTTTATCCTCTTAAAAATAAAAAAAGCGAAGCTTCTAAAAAATAGAAACTTCGCTTTTATAGTATTTATAGAGTTAAATATCTTTTAAATAATGTTCCATACTATCTTTGTCATCTATAGGCTCTAAATATCGCTCTATGTGTATTGGCTTTTTTAAGGTTTTAAAAGAAATATCTCTTAAACCCTCACTAGCTTCAAATTTATATTTTACTAACAATTCATCTCCAAAAGTATAACTTTTTATAATTTTCAATTCATTATCTATACGTGCTACAAATAAACACTCACCATAAAGAAAAATCTCGATATCAGGATTACTCTCAGAAATGTATGCTACATAAACTTCGCCATATTTATCATCTTTGTAATTGCATATTTTATAAATATGTCTAATATTTGATGAATCTGCATCTTTCCATCTTTCATAAAATTCTTCACTTTTTAACTCGTTGTGGGGTATCATTCCAAATTTATTGTGTAATTCTTCTACACAAAAGCTATTCATGAAATTTAGTTTTTGGTTGTAGTCCTCTAAATTTGGTTTAATAGAAGCATTAGATGCTTCAACTTCTGCTTTTAAAAATGCAGTTATAAAATTTCTTAGTTCTTCCATATTTAATTATTTAAGTATTTTCTTTAATGTCTCGTCTGTACCAATTTCTATTGGTCTAATATTATGCCTAATCTCTTTAGTTCCATTAAGTTTTACTAACATAACTTCGTATATCACACTTTGCACAAGTTTAGGATCAACATTTTTAGCTAAAATCTTATGCATACTCTCTAATAGTTCTTGGTCTGTGTTTGGATTTAGCTTTGCCAATTCAGATGTTATCGCATTATCTATTAATTCTTTCCATGTGGCAGTTACTTTGATGTCAAAAGTAATATAATTTTTACTATCTCTATCTTTATGAATTTTTTCAGTACGATTTAAAGCAAGGGTTAATCTATCTTCAGCCCTTCTCATTGTTTCTTTATTGTAGTGCCCAGAAGCTGTTACAAGATTTAATGTAGATTTATAACCCGAACCTAAAAACTGATCTGCCAATATATGAGAAGCATTGAATTCTATGTGTTCTTCTGGATTTTTCTTTAAATGCTCAATG
Coding sequences within it:
- a CDS encoding glycoside hydrolase family 25 protein; the encoded protein is MNLISKIVIGAVTINALGLAVISYKITDKDLKYKVRQMIPESSKSTLTTDKNVSSKTINDNPIENNNNLKTSLQGIDVSHWNGNIVEDLPKKDNLKFVICKSTQGEKDVDPEFEKNWKYLDENNIMKGTYHFYVYSQDPIKQAEHFCKTVDKVAKIKDTDFPLIIDVEEMSLPRKSIDLHRLKNDLMAFLNFVENKTNRTPIIYSDFSFLNKYLNHSDFSKYPLWLAEYSHSLQPKIPSIWRKKGCLIWQKTDSYHVNSTDTDFDIYYKE